In Candidatus Bathyarchaeota archaeon, the genomic window GAACGCAAACCTACAACCAAACCCGGAGACAGTCCACAAGAAGAAGGCAGACCGCCTAAGCAAGGAGGAGTACCTCCTACTCCTACCACCAGAGCTCGCCACAGCCCACCACCAAGGAGACATCCACATCCACACCCTAGAATACTTCGGAACCCGACCGTTCTGTCAGGACTGGGATCTCCGATACTTCCTATATTATGGTCTCCTGCCCGATGGGACCGGGTTTAGGAGCAGCGCCGCTGGACCTGCTAAGCATCCGGAGGTCGCGTTGCTCCACAGCGTTAAGGTGCTGGCCGCTGGCCAGACAAACTTCAGCGGGGGGCAGGGATTCATGTACTACACTATGTTCCTAGCTCCCTTCCTCAGGGGCCTTGACTACGTCCGGGTTAAGCAGCTCGCCCAGATGATGTTCTATGAACTCACCCAGACCTACGTCACCAGGGGTGGGCAGCTCGTCTTCAGCAATATCCAGCTCCCGATGGGGGTCCCCGATATTTGGAAAGACGTTCCCGTGGTCATGAGGGGAAGGGTTGGACCAGATGTCTACGGAAACTATGAGGATGAGGTCCAAGCCTTCTTTAGGGCGATAACAGAGGTCGCCTATGAGGGAGACTACTGGGGGAAACCCTTCAACTTCCCTAAGAACGAGTACTACCTGAGCCCAGAGTTCTTCAAGTCTGAGTATGACGAATTATGGATGCTCGTCCACAGGTCCGTCTCGAAGTATGGGATCCCATACTTCGACAACATGCTCCCAGGATATAGGGGGTACGGGAAGGGGGTCTCATGCTATCAATGTTGTGCTTATAACTTTGTTGCAACGCCTGGGACAGATCCGAGCTTTAAAGAGAAGCTATACTTCGAGGGTGGACAGCACTTTAGCCTCGGGGGGTGGCAGGTGGTCAGCATAAATATGCCCCGCCTCGCATACAGGGCCAACGGCGATTATGACAAGCTCCTTGAGGCGGCCAGGGAGAATATGAGGTTGGCTGTTGAGGTTTTTAAGGCCAAGAGGATGTGGATGGACCGGGCCATCAATAATAACCTGATCCCCTTCGCGACCCAGAGGCCGAGGGATCCAAGGACTGGGGAGAGGGGCCCCCCCGCCGTGGACTTCAACGAGCTCGTGTACGTTATAGGGATCGTGGGCGTGAATGAGATGGTCCAGCACTTCACTGGGAGCCAGCTCCACGAGAGTCCGGACGCTGTCAGGCTGGCCCTCAGGCTGCTATTGGACATGGAGAAATATAGGAAGGGGCTGGAGTTCCAGACGGGTATGAGGATAGTATTGGCTAGAACCCCAGCTGAGAGCACAGCCCAGACCTTCGCCATCGCCGACCTTCTATCACCTAAGTACAGGAAGTTCGCGAGGGGTGTGGTCAAGGGGGACGTCGAGCAGGCTACAGCCCTCTACAAGGGCAACAGGGACATACCGGTCTACTACAGCAATGGAACCCACACATATGTAGGGGCGAGAATCCCCTTGGGGCAGAAGATAGATATAGAGCACAAGTTCTTCCCCATCCTTAGCGGTGGCAACATCTTCCACGTGTGGCTGGGCGAGGCAGCCCCAGACCCGGAGGCCCTATACAAGGTGACCCAGAGAATAGCTAGGAACACCCAGATAGGATACTTCAGCTACACTAAGGATCTCACCATATGCAGCAGCTGTCAGAAAACCTCCTCCGGCTTACTTGAATCATGCCCAAACTGTGGCAGCAAAGAGGTGAGATGGTGGAGCAGAATAACAGGATACTACACCGATGTAACTGGATGGAATGAGGGGAAGAAGCAGGAGCTCAAGGACAGGTACCGCATATCAATATGACGCGCGGCACCTCAGAAACTTCATCTTACAATATATTATTTAAAATTATTTTTAAATATCGAAAAGCCTATTATCATGATGTAAATAACTTTTTTAAATTTTTATAAATTATGATGGGAAAAAGGATCGTTTGGATGTATTACTCCTCCGTCTCTTCCTCCTTCTTTGGCTTCTCTTTCTCTTCCTCCTTCGGCTTGGTGGCTGCTATGACATCGTCGATCCTTATGATCATGGACGCCAGCTCAGTCGCCGTCTTTATCACCTGCTCCTTAACCCTTGCGGCGTCTAGAACCCCCTTCTCCCTCATATCCACGATCTCCCCTGTTGGGATATCTATGCCCATGAACTGCCCTCCCTCCCTTTCGTGGGCAGCCCTTAGGGCCACCATCACGTCTAGGGGGTCGTGTCCCGCATTCTCAGCCAGGGTTCTCGGGATCACCTCTAGAGCGTCGCTGAATGCCTCTATGGCCAGCTGCTCCCTTCCTCCGATCTTTGGGGCGTAGGCCTTGAGCCTCCTTGCAATCTCAGCCTCGGCTGATCCTCCTCCCGCGACCACTCTCGGAGCCTGGATGACATCAGCGACGACGGCTATGGCGTCCTTCATGGCCCTCTCGGCCTCCTCCACCATCCTCTCCAGCCCAGCCCTTATCAGGATGGAGACAGCTGTTGGTGAGCTGCATCCCTCGACGAAGACCATCTTATCGTTCCCTATCTTCCTCTCCTCCACCAGCTCGGCGTACCCCAGATCCTCAGGTCTAAGGTCGTCGAAGCTCGTCACTATCTCGGCTCCCGTGGCCTTGGCGAGCTTCTCCATGTCTGACTCCTTCACCCTTCTCACAGCGAGGATGCCCGCCTTCGCGAGGAGGTGTTGGGCGACATCATCTATGCCCTTCTGGCATAGTAGTACGTTGGCTCCGGATGCCTTCACCCTATCAACCATCTTCTCCAGTAGCTTCGTCTCCTGGTCTAGGAAGGCCTTCACCTTTGAGGGGTCCCTTATCCTTATCTCCGCGCTGAATTCTGTCTTTTCCACCTCTAGGGGGGCGTTGACTAGGGCTATCTTGGCCTTCTCGATCCTCTTGGGCATCCCCGCGTGGACAACCTCCTTGTCCAGGATGACTCCCCTCACGAACTCCGTCTCGGCTAGGCTCTTCCCCTCCTTCTTAACTATCTGGATGTTGTCCCTGTCTACATATAGGGAATCACCCCTCTTCTCGGCCACCTGCTTGGCTGCGTCCACAGCTATCTTCGCGAAGAGCCTCGCCGCGTCCCCTATCGCCTTGTTGCTCATCGCGGTGAGGGCCACCTTCTCCAGGGTCTCCCTATCCTCCAACGAGGTGGGGATGCTCAGCTCCTTCAGCACCTCTAGGGCGTACTGTTCGGCCTTCCTGTAGCCGCTCACTACGACGGTCGGGTGGATCCCCTGATCCATAAGCTCCTCGGATTTTCTCAGCAGCTCCCCGGTCAGGAGGGTGGCTGAGGTGCAGCCGTCTCCAACTATGTCCTCTTGGGTCTTGGCGGCCTCCTTTATCATCTTCCCTATGGGGTGCTCAAGCTCCATCTCATCTAGTATCTTGGCCCCATCATTGGTTATCGTTATGTCCCCGAGGGAGTCGACAAGCATCTTATCCATCCCCTTTGGGCCTAGGGAGGTCTTGAGGGCCTCGGCTATTATAAGGGCCACCTCTATATTCCTGCTCCTGGCCTCTCTACCCCTGCTCCTCTGGGTTCCCTCCTTCAGGATGAGGATCGGCTGTCCTCCCGGTGTTGTGGCTAGGTACGCCACCTCTCTCACCTCCTATTAGAACTCCTCAGGGGGCTTCCACTTCTCCGGCATCCCCTCTTCTCCGCCTCCGGGCGGGGTCTTCGGGGGCTTCATCTTGGCGGCGGCTATCACATCGTCTATCTTCAGGATCATGGCTGCTGCCTCTGAGGCCGACTTGACTATCTGCTTCTTCACTGCTAGGGGCTCGATCACCTCGATCTCCTTCATGTCCCCCACGCATCCCCCAAGGACGTCCACCCCAACCCATATCTCCCCCTTCTCATGCTTGGCCTTGATCTCGGACAACGTGTCTATTGGGTCTAGCCCGGCGTTCTCAGCCAGGGTCATGGGTATGATCTCGAAGGCCTCTGCGAAGGCCTCAAGGGCCAACTGCTCCCTCCCCGGGAGGGTGACTGCGTACTCCCTGACCGCCCTTGAGACCTCCACTTCAGGCGCTCCACCTCCGGCCACCACCTTAGGCTCTTGGACCACGTCCCTCACAACGGAGAGGGCGTCGTGGATCGACCTCTCAGCCTCGTCAACGATCCTCTCCGATCCCCCTCTTATGAGGATCGAGACGGCTTTCGGGTCCTTGCACCCCTCCACGAAGACCATCTTGTCATCTCCTATCTTCCTCTCCTCCACCAGCTCGGCGTACCCCAGATCCTCAGCTCTAAGATCGTCATAGCTTGTGACCACCCTCCCCTCCGTGGCCTTGGCGAGCTTCTCCATGTCTGACTCCTTCACCTGCTTAACGGCCATTATCCCGCTCCTTGCCAGGAAGTGTTGGGCTACGTCATCTATACCCTTCTGGCAGAATAGGACGTTGGCCCCGGCCGCCTTAACCTTCTCCACCATAGACCTGAGCATCTCCTCCTCCTGCATAAGGAAGGCCTCGATCTCCTCGGGTGACTCTATGTTTATCTTGGCGTCGAACTCGGTCTTCTTGACCTCCAAGGCCTTGTTTACCAGGGCTATCTTAGCCTTCTCAACCCTCTTGGGCATCCTCGGGTGGACAACCTCTTTGTCTATGATGACTCCATCTACCAGCCTTGTGTCTGTTAGGGATTCTCCAGGCTTTTTAATAACAGCGACGTCATCGAGGTCTGCCCTAAGGCGGTCACCCTCCTTCCTTGAGACCTTTAGGATGGCCTCCACAGCTATTTCGGCGAGCTGCTCCTTGTTCCCAGCCACGAGCTTGCTCGCCATGGAGGTCATCGCGACCTTCCTTAGGTACTCCCTATCCCTTGGATCTACAGGTATCGCGATATCCTCAAGCCTCTGGAGGGCCTTCTCGGAAGCCTTCCTGTAGCCATCTAGGATGACTGAGGGGTGGACCTGCTTATCCATGAGCATCTGAGCCCTGTTCAAAAGCTCTCCAGCTAGGACCACGACGCTCGTCGTCCCGTCTCCAACCTCCTGGTCTTGGGCCTTAGCCACCTCGACCATCATCTTAGCTGCAGGGTGCTGGACATCCATCTCATCCAAGATGGTCCTTCCATCGCTCGTTATCGTCACGTCTCCGAAGCTGTCCACGAGCATCTTATCCATCCCCTTCGGCCCCAGAGAGCTCTTCAGGGCCTCTGCTATGGCCATAGCCGCCGCGATATTGTTCCTCTGGGCTCCCCTGCCCCTCTCCCTGGTAGAGCCCTCCTTAAGGATGAGGACGGGCGTTCCAGCCATCTGAGGTGCTGCAGACAATTTTCACACCATCCAAATCCCCATAAGGGGGCTATTTTTAAATCTTTCCCGGCAACCCCCAAGATCATAGGGATCCTGGACAATAAAACCTAAGGCCTCATAGATTTCAAGGAATGATATGCAGGTGAGCCTATTGGTTTTGAGGAGGGTTCATATGTTTGTCTCCGGAAGGGTTCAGGGAGTCTTCTACAGGAGCAACACCCAGAGGAAGGCCTTAGAGCTGGGCCTGAAGGGATGGGTTAGAAACCTCAGGGATGGCAGGGTCGAGATAGTCGCTGAGGGGGATGAGGAGCAGTTGGGGAGGCTTATCGAATGGTGTAGGAGGGGGCCTCCAATGGCGAGGGTGACGGGGCTCGAGGTGAGATGGGAGGATCCGACGGGCGAGTATGAGGATTTCGAGGTTAGGTACTGAGAAAGGCCTCCAACCGTAAAGGGTCGTCACGCCCCTCTTCATCGTTCTTACCGAGGCGGCTCACGGGCGATAGGGATAAAGGGTGCCTTTTGCCCTCCATTGGATGATGGAGAAGAAGCTCGTGGAGGACGAGGCTATGGGCTTCGTCCTATCGGTTCTGAAGAGGGCTGGGAGGCCCCTTACCACTAGGGAGGTTCAGGAGGAGGCTGATAGGAGGCTCGTCCGCTGCCCCGACTCCACCCCCGTCTTCCTAAATAAGCTTCGGCTAAACGGCGTGATAAAGGGGGAGTACTCAAAAGAGAAGAAAGCCTGGCTCTGGTGGGTGGAGAGCTAAACCCAGGAGATAACCCTCTTACAGGACTCCATAATCTCTACCAACTCATCGGGGCTGATGGTCTTTGGATATATCCCCCGGCTGGGTTTGCTCCCATCCCTAAGGACGTAGACTTCATCTGAGAAGCCTGTCTCATCCCCGAAGCGGGGGTGATCTATAAATCGAACCCCCTCCCCTCTGAAGACCAGGATCACCTTACTACCCCTACCCTTTATCTCCCTGGCTATCTGGAAGACCATCTTCGATCCCATGATGCTGCCTATGATGAAGAGGGTTCTCAACCCCTTAATCCTCCTAAAGAGCGATGACCGATTCGCATTCAAGGATCAGGTCGATCAGCCTTTCCATGTCGATGACCTCGACTTCAAGCTCCTGGTTAAGGGCTTTCTCCCCCTGGGGCCCGAGCGACTCCTTTAAGGCTTTAACTCCCGCAAGGCTCGATATGGCCTTAAGATAATCCAGGAGGTCCCCCTCGACTCCTCCGGGTAGAAGGAGATCCACTCCCCGGTCAAGAAATATTATGGTTGGGAGCATGTCCATCCCCAACATGGCTGCGGCTAGGCGCAGCCCCTCAGCCGCTTGCGACCCCTCCCCCAAGCGGCTCTTGATGATGATCAACACCTTTCCCAATGGGTCATCGCCTCAAAGGAATAGGGCCCTGTCACAGGTCTCTAGGAGTTCAACGAGCATGCTTAGACTACTTATCTCAACCACTTCTCGGAGGGTTCCTTCGAGGGCCACCTTCCTCTCCCTGGCACTGGTTCTGCAAGCTAAGAGCCTGACACCCATGGAGGAGAGCTTGTTCAGCATCCCCTCCTCCCTTAAATGATTTACACCATCTCCTGTGAAGAAGATGATCACCGAATGCCCTCTTTTAACCGACGCCGAAGATATGCCGCGGAGACCCCTGACCGCGTCAGGGTGGCCCGAGATGGAGACTATGAGGATCAGCATCGAGCCCACTCGACCCAACCCGAAGTTTCGGGTGTCTTCTTGGACCTGGCCCTTTATGAGATGTGGTTTAATGGGCTTGGAAGTATTTCCTCGCCCTCTCAAGGTTCTGGGGGTCAGCGAGGAGGTCCACAGCCGTCATGGCTAGAGCCTTCGCACCTATTATCATGGCCTCAAGCCCTGTCGGGGTTATGGATGCCTGGGCGAACTCCCTGCTGTGCCCTGGGATCCCCTCCTCCGCTATCTTAATATAGCCCTCTGCCGCGGGGGTCCTCCTAGAGACATCTCCGAAGTCCGTTGAGGCTAGGGGTATCCCCCTCATGGAGTCCTTGAGGTCCTCAACCTCCACGCCTAGGATTCTCAGATTGCCCCATAACAGCTCGGAGAGGGGCTCATTCTGCTTCTTAGCGCTGTAGAGCCTCCTCTTGGTCACCTTAACCTTCGCCCCCATGGCCAACGCTGCCCCCTCAGCACATCTCTCCACCTTCCTGACAATCTCCTCAAGGTACTCCTCGTCGCTGCTCCTCACCCCAAACTCGCACACAGCCCGCTCTGGTATGATGTTTGAGGCCACTCCACCCTCTGAGATTATCCCGTGGATGACCAGGTTCGCATCCCTCCTTGCCTCCTGCCTCAGCATATGGGTGGCTATATAGGCTAGGGTGGCCGCATTCAGGGCGTTGATCCCCTCGTGTGGGGAGGCCGCCGCGTGGGAGGGTCTGCCCTCGAACTCCATCCTAACCGTCCATATGCCTAAGGATGGGTTTCCGACGCTCCACCTCGTCGATGGGTGGACCATCAAGGCTGCGTCTACAGTATCCCAGAGGCCCCCCTCAGCCATTATCACCTTGCTCCCTGCGCTGGGTCCATGCCCCTCCTCCGCCGGCGTCCCCACCACGAGGATCTCACCATCCAGCCTATCCATGACCCTTCTCAAGGCGAGTCCGGCCCCCAAGGCGGAGGCAGCTATAAGGTTGTGGCCGCATCCGTGGCCTATTCTTGGTAGGGCATCATACTCCGCTAAAATGGCGATCCTAGCCCCCTCACCTCTGCCCTTGTATGAGGCGAGGAAGGCCGTGGGCATGCCCATGAGCCCTCTCTCAACCCTGAAGCCCTGACTCTCAAGTTCCCGCGTCAGAAGCTCCGCAGCCCTGAACTCCTCGCTCCCCAGCTCAGGGTTCTCATATAGCCAGAGGCTTATCTCGCAGAGCCTCCTCCTCTCCTCCTCAACCGCCTCTTGAACTAGGCGCTTCAAATCTTCCTTTCCGCTCAAGCCCACCTTGTAAGGATCAATGTGTTCTGGATAAGACCTTTTCTTATATCTTGGGGATTCTCAGCTCTCATTTCAATTGTTCCTATCTCTTTAGTAGATGGAGACCTTGGCGACACCCTTCACCCTTAGGAACTCCGGGATGAGTTCTCCCGGTATCTTTCTGTCTGCTATCAGGGTCAGCTTAGGTTCTGGGGAGAGTTCGGGGTCGTCGGTTATCGCCTGCCTTATGCTTATCCCCCTTTCTGCTAGGATCATGGCTGAGTTCGCCAGTATTCCCGGGAGCCTCGCGTCGATGGGGGTTATCTCTACGACTCCCAGGCCGAGGTGCCTAGCTATCTCCTTCAGGGAGTGCCCCGCAGACCTCAACCCCTCGAATATGTCTCGGAGCTCCCTGTTTGCGGCTATGGTTGCTATGGTCTCGCTGACGGTTCTCCTGTCTACGCCCGCGGCCCTCGCTATCCTAACTGAGGGGATCTCTATCTCGTTGAGGTAGATCTTCCCATTTCTCACGGTTAATCCCTTCTCCACCAGAACCCTAGCCACCTTCAACCTCTCGGGGTAGTCCTCCAGGTGCCTCCTTATGGATTCCCACAAGCCAGCTCTCATGTACTTTTTTGTACAGTAAAGCTTAAATATGTTCATGTAAGATTCTGTTCCTACAAGCACTAAAATGTACTAGAGTGGATTTAAATGAGCATTAAGGCGACCATGAATGAGTACTTCACCCACCTTGACGCGGATGAGATCCCCACCTCATGGTACAACATCCAGGCGGATCTCCCTGAACCTCTACCCCCACCCCTAGATCCTACAACCCTTAAGCCGGTTGAGCCAAGGTTGCTGGAGAGGATCTTCGCCAGGGAGTTGATAAGGCAGGAGGTCTCCAAGGAGAGGTATGTTAGGATACCTGAAGAAGTTCTGGAGGCTTATCTTAGGCTTCCTAGGCCTACTCCCCTCTACAGGGCTAGGAGGCTTGAGAGGTTCCTGAAGACCCCGGCCAGGATCTACTTCAAATGTGAGAGCTTCAGCCCGACGGGGAGCCACAAGGCCAACACGGCCCTGGCCCAGGCCTACTACAATAGGGAGGAGGGGATAAGGAGGCTCGTCACGGAGACAGGAGCGGGGCAGTGGGGGACTGCCTTGGCGTTTGCCTGCTCTATGTTCGGCTTGAGGTGCAGGATCTATATGGTCAGGGTGAGCTACCATCAGAAGCCCGGGAGGAGGATCATAGCCCAGCTATATGGAGCTGAGATGTTTCCCTCCCCGAGCGACCAGACCGATTTCGGGAGAAGGCTGCTGAAGGAGAATCCAGACCATCCCGGCAGCTTAGGCATAGCTATAAGCGAGGCTATAGAGGAGACGTTGAAGAACGAGGATACGAGATACTCCCTGGGCTCCGTGTTAAACCACGTCCTATTGCACCAGACCATTGTGGGGCTGGAGGCCAAAAAACAGTTCGAGATGATTGGAGAGTATCCTGATGTGGTCTGCGGCTGCATAGGAGGAGGCTCCAACTATGCGGGCTTCTCATACCCCTTCATGATGGATAGGTTGAAGGGCAAGGCCGAGACGGAGTTCGTGGCATGCGAGTCGAAAGCCGTCCCCCACACCACGCGGGGGATCTACGCCTACGATTATGGGGACACCGGAAAGATGACACCGCTCCTTAAGATGCTAACCATAGGACATGGATACTCCTGCCCACCCATCCACGCGGGAGGACTCAGATACCACGGGATGGCCCCATCGATATCATACCTCATAAAGAGGGGATACATGCGCTCAGTAGCATACCATCAGAACGAGGTCTTCGAGGCGGCGAGGATCCTAGCGCAGACAGAGGGGTTGATAACGGCCCCGGAGACAGCCCACAGCCTGAGGTTCGTGATAGATGAGGCCCTGAGATGCAGGGAGAGCGGGGAGGGGAAGGTCATAGCGATGAACTACAGCGGGCATGGATTACTCGACCTCGGGGCCTACGAACAGTTCCTTATGGGAAAGCTTGTAGACTACGAACCTGAAAAGATAGAGGTCTCCCCACCAGTATAAAGGGATAGGAAAGTGATGGTGGAGGATGAAGTGAGGCCAGAGGAGAAGGATGAATCTGGATACAAGATACTACTCATGCCTATAGGAGAGCTGAGGCCCCACGAGAAAGGCTCCCCCCTATACCTAGAACTCCTGAAAAGGGAACTCGTTAAGGATGGCATCTTGAAATACCCGATAATAGCCGACGAGGAGACCCATGTCATATTAGACGGGATGCACAGATGGCTCGCCCTCCTGAGCCTAGGATACACAAAGATACCCACGCTCCTCTTGAACGCTCAGAAAAACCCAGGATTAAGGGTGGGATGCAGGAGGATACACCGATACATAGAGGAGCCGGGCAAGAGCATAAGCCCAAGAGAGGTGATCTCCTCCGGGCTGAGCGGAAGCCTCATGAGCCCTCGGACCACGAGGCACTTCTTCCCCTTCATGAGACCGCCGAGGATAGATTGCCCACTAGACTCCCTTGGTAAGGGAACCCCAAAGGATATATCTCAATATCTCGAAAAAATGACGATTGAAGAATGCAAAACAAAAATAAAAGAATGGCTTGAAGAAATATCAGAAGAAATAGATTTTCTAAGAAAAAGAATTTACGAGTTAGAAAAAGAAAGAGAGGAGTTTATCATTAGAATAAAAGAAATAATATGAAAATTTAAAAAAACAACATTCAATAAAACTAATAATCTAACCTAAAAAGTTGGTAATAGATATATTTTTGCTTAAAATTTTTACTTCTTTCGTTAAATCACCCGGAGTAGATATAAAAATTTCTTAACGTGAAAAGTTTTTAAACCTTAAACAACGAACAATTGATCATGACGAATCTAGATCACCTTAAGAGATTGGTTTCATCCGAGGTTGATAAATTAAGGGACAGGATAATATGGATGGCTGACACGATACATGAGAACCCTGAGATAGGTCATCAGGAGTTCAAGGCCTCGGAGATACTGACCTCCGCCCTAGAGGAGGGCGGATTCGAGGTGAGGCTGGGGGTGGCGGGTATGAGGACCGCCTTCACCGCCTCTAAAAGGGGTAGGTCCGATAGGCCCGTGGTAGGCATTTTATGCGAGTATGATGCCCTCAAGGGTTTGGGGCACGCGTGTGGCCACAACCTGATCGGAG contains:
- the nrdD gene encoding anaerobic ribonucleoside-triphosphate reductase, with the protein product MPMVRTTDGYLVPWDKNRIVEQLLEETQLAKTMFNLEPMSPEYASKIADEIERRINIMKPKFVSGPLIREAVNNLLLEWSDEVPEFQIYRNLLTRVGAPVYDAYQIDTGAGWEARENANLQPNPETVHKKKADRLSKEEYLLLLPPELATAHHQGDIHIHTLEYFGTRPFCQDWDLRYFLYYGLLPDGTGFRSSAAGPAKHPEVALLHSVKVLAAGQTNFSGGQGFMYYTMFLAPFLRGLDYVRVKQLAQMMFYELTQTYVTRGGQLVFSNIQLPMGVPDIWKDVPVVMRGRVGPDVYGNYEDEVQAFFRAITEVAYEGDYWGKPFNFPKNEYYLSPEFFKSEYDELWMLVHRSVSKYGIPYFDNMLPGYRGYGKGVSCYQCCAYNFVATPGTDPSFKEKLYFEGGQHFSLGGWQVVSINMPRLAYRANGDYDKLLEAARENMRLAVEVFKAKRMWMDRAINNNLIPFATQRPRDPRTGERGPPAVDFNELVYVIGIVGVNEMVQHFTGSQLHESPDAVRLALRLLLDMEKYRKGLEFQTGMRIVLARTPAESTAQTFAIADLLSPKYRKFARGVVKGDVEQATALYKGNRDIPVYYSNGTHTYVGARIPLGQKIDIEHKFFPILSGGNIFHVWLGEAAPDPEALYKVTQRIARNTQIGYFSYTKDLTICSSCQKTSSGLLESCPNCGSKEVRWWSRITGYYTDVTGWNEGKKQELKDRYRISI
- a CDS encoding TCP-1/cpn60 chaperonin family protein — encoded protein: MAYLATTPGGQPILILKEGTQRSRGREARSRNIEVALIIAEALKTSLGPKGMDKMLVDSLGDITITNDGAKILDEMELEHPIGKMIKEAAKTQEDIVGDGCTSATLLTGELLRKSEELMDQGIHPTVVVSGYRKAEQYALEVLKELSIPTSLEDRETLEKVALTAMSNKAIGDAARLFAKIAVDAAKQVAEKRGDSLYVDRDNIQIVKKEGKSLAETEFVRGVILDKEVVHAGMPKRIEKAKIALVNAPLEVEKTEFSAEIRIRDPSKVKAFLDQETKLLEKMVDRVKASGANVLLCQKGIDDVAQHLLAKAGILAVRRVKESDMEKLAKATGAEIVTSFDDLRPEDLGYAELVEERKIGNDKMVFVEGCSSPTAVSILIRAGLERMVEEAERAMKDAIAVVADVIQAPRVVAGGGSAEAEIARRLKAYAPKIGGREQLAIEAFSDALEVIPRTLAENAGHDPLDVMVALRAAHEREGGQFMGIDIPTGEIVDMREKGVLDAARVKEQVIKTATELASMIIRIDDVIAATKPKEEEKEKPKKEEETEE
- a CDS encoding TCP-1/cpn60 chaperonin family protein encodes the protein MAGTPVLILKEGSTRERGRGAQRNNIAAAMAIAEALKSSLGPKGMDKMLVDSFGDVTITSDGRTILDEMDVQHPAAKMMVEVAKAQDQEVGDGTTSVVVLAGELLNRAQMLMDKQVHPSVILDGYRKASEKALQRLEDIAIPVDPRDREYLRKVAMTSMASKLVAGNKEQLAEIAVEAILKVSRKEGDRLRADLDDVAVIKKPGESLTDTRLVDGVIIDKEVVHPRMPKRVEKAKIALVNKALEVKKTEFDAKINIESPEEIEAFLMQEEEMLRSMVEKVKAAGANVLFCQKGIDDVAQHFLARSGIMAVKQVKESDMEKLAKATEGRVVTSYDDLRAEDLGYAELVEERKIGDDKMVFVEGCKDPKAVSILIRGGSERIVDEAERSIHDALSVVRDVVQEPKVVAGGGAPEVEVSRAVREYAVTLPGREQLALEAFAEAFEIIPMTLAENAGLDPIDTLSEIKAKHEKGEIWVGVDVLGGCVGDMKEIEVIEPLAVKKQIVKSASEAAAMILKIDDVIAAAKMKPPKTPPGGGEEGMPEKWKPPEEF
- a CDS encoding acylphosphatase, coding for MQVSLLVLRRVHMFVSGRVQGVFYRSNTQRKALELGLKGWVRNLRDGRVEIVAEGDEEQLGRLIEWCRRGPPMARVTGLEVRWEDPTGEYEDFEVRY
- a CDS encoding DsrE family protein, with amino-acid sequence MGKVLIIIKSRLGEGSQAAEGLRLAAAMLGMDMLPTIIFLDRGVDLLLPGGVEGDLLDYLKAISSLAGVKALKESLGPQGEKALNQELEVEVIDMERLIDLILECESVIAL
- a CDS encoding DsrE family protein; translation: MGRVGSMLILIVSISGHPDAVRGLRGISSASVKRGHSVIIFFTGDGVNHLREEGMLNKLSSMGVRLLACRTSARERKVALEGTLREVVEISSLSMLVELLETCDRALFL
- a CDS encoding M20 family metallopeptidase gives rise to the protein MSGKEDLKRLVQEAVEEERRRLCEISLWLYENPELGSEEFRAAELLTRELESQGFRVERGLMGMPTAFLASYKGRGEGARIAILAEYDALPRIGHGCGHNLIAASALGAGLALRRVMDRLDGEILVVGTPAEEGHGPSAGSKVIMAEGGLWDTVDAALMVHPSTRWSVGNPSLGIWTVRMEFEGRPSHAAASPHEGINALNAATLAYIATHMLRQEARRDANLVIHGIISEGGVASNIIPERAVCEFGVRSSDEEYLEEIVRKVERCAEGAALAMGAKVKVTKRRLYSAKKQNEPLSELLWGNLRILGVEVEDLKDSMRGIPLASTDFGDVSRRTPAAEGYIKIAEEGIPGHSREFAQASITPTGLEAMIIGAKALAMTAVDLLADPQNLERARKYFQAH
- a CDS encoding amino acid-binding protein; the encoded protein is MRAGLWESIRRHLEDYPERLKVARVLVEKGLTVRNGKIYLNEIEIPSVRIARAAGVDRRTVSETIATIAANRELRDIFEGLRSAGHSLKEIARHLGLGVVEITPIDARLPGILANSAMILAERGISIRQAITDDPELSPEPKLTLIADRKIPGELIPEFLRVKGVAKVSIY
- a CDS encoding TrpB-like pyridoxal phosphate-dependent enzyme; amino-acid sequence: MNEYFTHLDADEIPTSWYNIQADLPEPLPPPLDPTTLKPVEPRLLERIFARELIRQEVSKERYVRIPEEVLEAYLRLPRPTPLYRARRLERFLKTPARIYFKCESFSPTGSHKANTALAQAYYNREEGIRRLVTETGAGQWGTALAFACSMFGLRCRIYMVRVSYHQKPGRRIIAQLYGAEMFPSPSDQTDFGRRLLKENPDHPGSLGIAISEAIEETLKNEDTRYSLGSVLNHVLLHQTIVGLEAKKQFEMIGEYPDVVCGCIGGGSNYAGFSYPFMMDRLKGKAETEFVACESKAVPHTTRGIYAYDYGDTGKMTPLLKMLTIGHGYSCPPIHAGGLRYHGMAPSISYLIKRGYMRSVAYHQNEVFEAARILAQTEGLITAPETAHSLRFVIDEALRCRESGEGKVIAMNYSGHGLLDLGAYEQFLMGKLVDYEPEKIEVSPPV
- a CDS encoding ParB N-terminal domain-containing protein, producing the protein MVEDEVRPEEKDESGYKILLMPIGELRPHEKGSPLYLELLKRELVKDGILKYPIIADEETHVILDGMHRWLALLSLGYTKIPTLLLNAQKNPGLRVGCRRIHRYIEEPGKSISPREVISSGLSGSLMSPRTTRHFFPFMRPPRIDCPLDSLGKGTPKDISQYLEKMTIEECKTKIKEWLEEISEEIDFLRKRIYELEKEREEFIIRIKEII